One genomic window of Mucilaginibacter sp. SJ includes the following:
- a CDS encoding CsbD family protein, with translation MDKLEIKGGWNELKGKIKQAYGDLTDDDLAWQEGKDDETLGRLQKKTGKTRDELVKWINSL, from the coding sequence ATGGACAAGTTAGAAATAAAAGGCGGATGGAACGAGTTGAAAGGCAAAATAAAACAAGCCTACGGCGACCTTACCGACGACGACCTTGCCTGGCAGGAAGGTAAAGACGATGAAACACTTGGCAGGCTCCAGAAAAAAACGGGCAAAACCCGCGATGAGCTGGTGAAGTGGATAAACAGTTTATAA
- a CDS encoding Uma2 family endonuclease, which produces MLTADKKKKYTVEDYLMLEEGAPFQLINYDLIMSPSPIPIHQQLSAKIIRLLSNFLDSINDNGFLVSAPMDVKFDDGNVLQPDILYIKEGRVADLVKDRIEGAPDLIIEILSPPTAYYDLRQKKDVYEKYGVAEYIIIDPVQENADMYKLTHEGYSLEQKALKTENLTSIVIPGFKLELSKLFK; this is translated from the coding sequence GAGGAAGGTGCGCCGTTTCAGTTGATCAACTATGATTTAATTATGTCGCCGTCGCCTATCCCGATCCATCAACAGTTATCTGCTAAAATTATCCGGTTGTTGTCTAACTTTTTAGACAGTATAAACGATAATGGATTTCTTGTAAGCGCACCAATGGATGTAAAATTTGATGATGGCAATGTACTTCAGCCTGATATACTTTATATAAAAGAAGGCAGGGTTGCCGACCTTGTAAAAGACAGGATAGAAGGAGCCCCAGATTTAATCATCGAAATCCTTTCTCCTCCTACTGCTTACTATGATTTAAGGCAAAAAAAGGATGTTTATGAAAAATACGGCGTAGCAGAATATATCATTATAGATCCGGTACAGGAAAATGCCGATATGTATAAGCTAACTCATGAAGGTTATAGTTTAGAGCAGAAAGCGCTTAAAACAGAAAACCTAACTTCAATAGTAATTCCAGGTTTTAAACTGGAGCTTTCAAAATTATTTAAATAA